In Bradyrhizobium sp. WD16, the genomic stretch GGGCCGCGGTGCCGAGCTGGCTCACCGGGATGCTGTTGAGCTCGGCCTTGACGCGCCCCGGATGCGGCGAGAGCAGCAGGATGCGGGTGCCGATGCGGATCGCTTCCTCGATCGAATGGGTGACGAACAGCACGGTGAATTTCGTCGTCTCCCACAGCGCCAGCAACTCGTCCTGCATCTTGCGGCGGGTCAGGGCGTCGAGCGCGGCGAAGGGCTCGTCCATCAGGAGGATGTCGGGCTCCATCGCCATGCCGCGGGCGATGGCGACGCGCTGCTTCATGCCCCCGGACAGGGTGTGCGGATAATTGTCGGCGAACTTCGCCAGCCCGACCATCGCGATGTAGTGGCGGGCGCGCTCGGCCGCTTCGTGGCCCGAGGCGCGGCCGCTCGCAGTGAGCGCGAAGGCGACGTTGTCGGCGATGGTCTTCCACGGCAGCAGCTGGTCGAATTCCTGGAACACCATCATGCGGTCGGGCCCGGGTTCGCGAACCTCGCTGCCCTTGAGCCGGATTGCGCCTTCGGACGGCGCGATATAGCCGCCGATCGCCTTCAGCAGGGTGGACTTGCCGCAGCCGGACGGCCCGAGCAGCACGAAGCGATCGGAGCCATGGACGTCGAAGCTGACGCGATAGGTTGCCGTGATGCGGTGATCGACGGTGCGGTATTGCAGCGTGACGCCGTCGACGGCGAGCAGCGGCGCGGAGCCTTGACCGGCCATATCCCCTCCCGATACGTTTTTGTCGTTCCGAAACGGAGCTGTAGCGCGCGGACCTGACGCGAAACTGACTCTTTTGCCCTCTTGCAGAGGACCGTGGCACAGGACCGGGGCGTCGCGCCGTCATTGCCCGTCCCGGGAGGACGCGCCGCGACGGCGCTGGAGGAGATGATAGCGATCAGTCATGCGAATTCTGCTCGTCGAGGACACGCTGGACATCGGCGAGGCGATCGTGGCGCGCTTCGAGCGTCTCGGCCACGCGGTCGACTGGGCCAAGGACGGCGAGTGCGCCGACGATCTGCTCACCGTGCAGCACTACAGTCTCGTCATTCTCGACGTGATGCTGCCGGGGCGCGACGGTTTTTCCGTACTCAGGTCGCTTCGCGGGCGGCGCTGCGCGACGCCGGTGCTGGTGCTCACGGCGCGCGCCGCGGTGGATGACCGGGTCAGCGCGCTCGACCTCGGCGCCGACGATTATCTCGTCAAGCCGTTCGATTATCGCGAGCTGGAGGCGAGGGCGCGCGCTTTGCTCCGGCGCAGCAGCGGCAGCGCCACCAACACGCTGGTCTGTGGCCGGCTGGTGATCGATCGCAGCGCCCGGATCGCCAGCATCGACGGCAAGCCGCTGCCGATGACGCGGCGAGAGTTGACCGTGATCGAGATCCTCGCCGCCAGGCCCGGGCACGTCTTCTCGAAGGAGCAACTGATGGACCAGTTGTTCAGCTTCGATCGCGACGCCAGCGCCAACGCGGTCGAGCAGTGCGTGGCGCGGGTGCGCCGCAAGCTCGAAGGCTCCGGGACCGAGATCAGGACCATGCGCGGTCTGGGGTACCAAGTTGTCGTTATGTAACGGCTGGCGGGGTTCGCTCACCACCCGCAGCCTGGCGCTGATCGCCGCCGCGGTGGTGCTGGGCGCGGCCGTGCTGATCGCCGCCGCGGTCTATTACGCGCGTCTCGCCGCCGGCGAAGCCTATGACCGGATCCTCACCCTCGGCGTGGTCCAGGTGGCGGAGAACCTGTTCGTTCAGGGCGGCGTCATCGCGGTCGATCCGCCGGCGGCGACCTTCGCCTCGCTGTCCTCCTTCGATCTGGTGTTCTACAAGGTGGTCGATCCGCGCGGCGTCGTGGTCGCCGGCCATCCGGACCTGCCGGACGCGGCCAAGCCGGCGAATCCGAACCGCGGCCCGGTGTTGTCGAACGGGTATTACCAGGGCCAAGACATTCGCCTCGCGACGCTTGGCCGCCACTTCGCCGAAGCGCCGGGAGACGGTTGGGCCACCGTCACGCTGGCCCAGACCGTTTCGGCGCGCGACGCCTTCGCCCGTGAGCTCGCGATCAAGGCGGTGATGATCGTGCTGGCGATCAGCGCGCTGGCGCTGCTGGCCGGCGCGCTGGCCATCCGCCTCGCGCTGGCGCCGCTTGCCCGCGTCGAGCGTGCCATTGCGGCGCGCGATCCGAACAATCTCGACGCGCTGGATCTCGAAAGCCCGGTCGAGATCCATGCCCTCGTCAATGCGGTCAATCAGTTGATGGCGCGGCTGCGGCAGCGGATGTCGATGATGCAGCGCTTCATCGCCGACTGCGCCCATCAGATCCGGACGCCGCTCGCCGCGCTCGATGCCCAGGTCGAACTGCTCACGGGCGAGGCGGCGCGCGACGGCGAGCGGATTACGCGCATCCGCCAGCGCAGCGGCGAGCTGGCTCGGCTCACCAATCAGCTGCTCGGCCACGCCATGGTGACGCACCGCGCCAATGCCGGCCTTCCCGGGACGGTGGACCTCGTGGCGCTGGCGCGGAGCGCGCTCGCAGACACC encodes the following:
- a CDS encoding ABC transporter ATP-binding protein, whose translation is MAGQGSAPLLAVDGVTLQYRTVDHRITATYRVSFDVHGSDRFVLLGPSGCGKSTLLKAIGGYIAPSEGAIRLKGSEVREPGPDRMMVFQEFDQLLPWKTIADNVAFALTASGRASGHEAAERARHYIAMVGLAKFADNYPHTLSGGMKQRVAIARGMAMEPDILLMDEPFAALDALTRRKMQDELLALWETTKFTVLFVTHSIEEAIRIGTRILLLSPHPGRVKAELNSIPVSQLGTAAQGQLETRINDMLFGGAHQ
- a CDS encoding response regulator transcription factor — translated: MRILLVEDTLDIGEAIVARFERLGHAVDWAKDGECADDLLTVQHYSLVILDVMLPGRDGFSVLRSLRGRRCATPVLVLTARAAVDDRVSALDLGADDYLVKPFDYRELEARARALLRRSSGSATNTLVCGRLVIDRSARIASIDGKPLPMTRRELTVIEILAARPGHVFSKEQLMDQLFSFDRDASANAVEQCVARVRRKLEGSGTEIRTMRGLGYQVVVM
- a CDS encoding sensor histidine kinase — its product is MSLCNGWRGSLTTRSLALIAAAVVLGAAVLIAAAVYYARLAAGEAYDRILTLGVVQVAENLFVQGGVIAVDPPAATFASLSSFDLVFYKVVDPRGVVVAGHPDLPDAAKPANPNRGPVLSNGYYQGQDIRLATLGRHFAEAPGDGWATVTLAQTVSARDAFARELAIKAVMIVLAISALALLAGALAIRLALAPLARVERAIAARDPNNLDALDLESPVEIHALVNAVNQLMARLRQRMSMMQRFIADCAHQIRTPLAALDAQVELLTGEAARDGERITRIRQRSGELARLTNQLLGHAMVTHRANAGLPGTVDLVALARSALADTVPLTIEREVSIAFRAAADQVPIAGDAMSLREAIGNLVHNAITHGANSSLAVELQTIADEAVVQVIDDGSGIAAEDWPRMLEPFGTGPRGGSGLGLAIAADVVRAHGGTIGFQHRVDGRFAVVIRFPSVRPAGHTSG